DNA sequence from the Centropristis striata isolate RG_2023a ecotype Rhode Island chromosome 17, C.striata_1.0, whole genome shotgun sequence genome:
aaatgacccttattcatttcccatgttatttaatgcttgctgtgtgtttctgtgctcttttAACATCAACTTATtgtatgattgaatattccaagtattctttaaatatcttgttttgataacagatcattatttccattttgcctctcatactttatgataaaaaagtttttgtgttattacattgctaactacttggctaagtagcttgcttagctagttacttagccaagaagttagctaagtagttagcttagcaagatacttagctaaatacttagccaagaagttagctaagtagctagcttagcaagctacttatctAAAAATGggtatgggtcatttttcacccatgttgtgcattagaagagtagtgacacaaaggggattttgttaaaaaattaatcaaggaaaacataaaataaggaTGTAtggtgatcaaaaacaaactaattgaggaaaacctggaatactgaatgatgaaaataattgattgcaaagatatagaacataaaaactcataacctttgtgcatcaaagggttaacagggTTTACAGCACCTGTTTAGTTGTACAGGTCAATTGAAAACTACAGTTTCCTCTGAAAGCAGGAGGATGGATTATTAAAATAAGATGATATTGAAATATATTAcacaggctgaaacataaatgtACCAGATGCTTTAACTAAAAGGATATGTTGATCTTACATTAGGTTTATGCTCCTTAAATCTTCATTgagttgaaatattttttttacaactacTGCAAATATTTAGAATTTAACTGTGTAAATGTGCATCATCATTAGTGACAGTTGGAGTCTCTTTGTTTGGGTCAAAATGACCTTAACTCTCTGCTGAAGTCTACAGTTCATGTGGATCTTATAAAGATAAAGATTTCTGGATCAAGTGTgtgaacattgttttttttatcaaatacaAACTGTGCTGGAGAGTTTGTGGAGTCTCACTGATAATCAGAGTAGAGTAAACAGGTTGGAATGAGGATTCTTCGTCATCTGAAAGGGAGAAACATcagttagacagacagacagacagacagacagatgaactTAGTTATAAATACTCTGATGAACAGACTTTCTCACCTTCTTCACTCTGTGGTTTTGTGCTCTGGTTTGACTCTGGGCTTTTATTGTCAGCTGAGTCTGCAgcgtctaaaataaaaacacagagtgaCACAGTGAGAAGGCACAATAAAAATAGTTCACAGCTCAGTCCTGCTGAGCCACACGTCTAAACCATCAACTGTCACATTAACCATATTCTCACGCTGTCTCTTAAAATAACATGTATACATACTCATAAAGTTCACCAACTCATAAGTTGTCCTCTCGCTGTGTTTCTCACATTACAGAACAGGctacagacaataaaaataagactATAAAGTGAACTAAACCTTTGTCCTCTCTTGGTTTTGTGACAACGACTGCATACGTCACACTGTCTGGATTGTCTGCAGCGTCCTCCACAGCCCACACTGaagcataaaaacataaaattaggtcAAATATTGGAGTTTACTTCTTCGAAATTTTCAAATCCTCATCATGTCGATTGTCCTCACCTGAGTGTGATGCTGATGTCTTTGAGGAAACTGAAGCATTtcagagacaaaaaagaagtTTAGAATATTCTTCAGCCTGTATGTGTCACTCTTATAACTTGTGCAGATTAATACAATGTCAATAGtgtaaaagacaacaggaaatAGGTcagtacatttctgtttttgtatgAATGTTGCTATTTTTTCCTGTTATTGGATCAAAAGATCTTCAACCGTGATATCAGCAAAAGTTACATACTCAGCAAATGTTTACAATGATATGAAATAATCTTATCCATTATTTTTAAAGTAGGTGTCTTGTGAATTGTACAGCAAAGTAGATATACAAGGAGTTATGAGGCACTTAAAGATAATGGTGTAATTGGATGCCATGTGCTTTATAACCTTAATGGGCTCACTCACTTCCTCGTCTTAGTGTTTCTGAGTCATTTGCATACATTATGTTAGAAATATTTGTACCTCTGCGGTTCCTGATATGAAGGAAAcccatcagcagcagcaccagagCCAACATCAACACCGTGACAGCGATCCACAGCAGGAAGAGGACTTTCGGGGGGTTGGGGGCTTTGGAGTGGGGCTCTTCATGATGCGGCGGCGAGGTGGTAGAAATGGTTTTTGCTGCAACTTGCGAAATAATTGTGGTGTTTTGTAACATTGTCTTTTTCTCACCTCTGACAGCCAGCCAGCTCTCTGGGGATCCTCCACCACCACTGATGCTGCACCTGTAGAGTCCTTCATCAGACTTGGAAACACTTTTAATGGTCTTCTCTGCAGAGCTCTCCATGATGAGGCGGCCATCTTTGAAGAAATCAGCTTGGAGGTTGGTGAAATTAGTCTTAGtcctgcagctcagagtcacAGAGTCTCCATCCATCACAGGGAGGACAGGACTCTCCAGGATCACTGGTCCATCTgaacaacattttgaaaaactaaaattatagccATATTATCTTATATATAAACCTAGAGTTACTCACAAAATATTTGTTCATGAGACTGCGACCTTGCACGCTTTTTAAAAAGTCCctatacattttgcatgaatcagtaaaaacactgatcgattaaaaaacatctttaatgACACAAATGAACAGTCTAATACTGATTATCTTGaactttttaatataaaaaccaCACATTTTATCACAATGAGTCAAACTGGACAAACTAGATGagaaaacagcttttaaaataagtctGTAGGGACTTtagaaacacaataaacataCCAGTGACAGTGATGTTGGCGCTGttgcttctctctcctcctccagtctcaCACCAGTACTCTCCACTGTCTGATGGATAGATTCTCTCAATGGTGCAGGACGACCCTGTTGGTGACTTAATATCACATGCAGGATCAATTTCCTTAGACTCCCTGAACACTCTCAGTTTAGTTGAGGCATCAGACCCGACACAGTCAAAAGACACAGAGTctgatttaaagtgttgcagTCTGTTTGGAGTGATACGAAGAAAAGCTGCATCTGTAAGCAAGAAAGTAATCGTCATGTctcaaaagaaaacatgcataaatggaaaaaaaaaatatgtttgagtATATTTTATCACTTACCACTTTTCAGAGTGTGACTGTTCAGCAGAGTGAATTCGAGCAGCACTGGATaaacaaaggagaaaaaatcAGACAGAAGGTTAAACATACAGgatgtaaaacttggacaaaaagaagaaaaacgcAGAAGTTAATACTCACATAGTGTGAAGAGAGCTGTGACCTCCATGCTGTCTCGCTGCCGACTGTCTGAGCATCACACTGAAGGATGATTTAAGCAGCGGCTGACAACTTCCTCTTCCTGTGCAGGTTATTTCTGATGTTGGTGCAGACGCTGGGGCCAGAGTCACAGGGGCGTCATTAATGTATATCAGTCATTGAGTCATGACGCTCTGGTTCAGGAGGTAAAGGGGTCCAGTCCAACCGACTCTCTTCTACAACCAGGTTGAATGCTGAAGTTTATTTTGCACTTCATTTTCAATAGGGGACAGGTCTGGACTGCAGGTGGGGCAGTTTAGTACGTGCAATCTTTTCCTTTGAAGCAGTttaacagggactctgtcctgagttcacagacacctcatacaagtctgtagtacaaacggttcactagttagtaaaaaggggcgtggcaaatcaaaaggggcggggatttatgaaatatttttatttacaactggtcagtgatgagccaCCATCatttagagcgatctaaaaaaactgttaaatctgattttttcaaaaatcctcgtgtgtttttaatctgggacacaatggggcagttggtggtgttggtggtgcatctgtgcgtcctacgcccaaactataactctgacagctttaccagaggattgtgaatgagaagacacattttcctacgtttctatgtataaattatttctgtagagtggaatttgcggcctggagcgcagttttcaaatttattttttgacaatttattctctccctctacactctggcgatgatgtcacacactgtgacacgaacattccgtgcaatacacacccattataatctcattgagatgatcatggtcattgaacagggattgataaaaaactatatgacctattgaaacgtggattaatacaccgatacacaagacttgtgtctactgtttgaagtttaaatggagtctctaggtgaaattatgccggagaagtagacgtttaaaaatctccaattattgttctttttcgctgattttttgtcggccgtcccattcatttcaatgcaaaattttgggcagttcgtattttgtagagaaaagtaatagcacaccgatcccgatcaaaccgcacgttttgatatataatttgtcctgcaactctttaagttgtaggactagttgCGCGACAAAATTGCgcccggaagaggaagaagaagaaatccacagtataacagtagtgctcggtgcgattgccccgaggccctaactatgttttctttttctggttCTGCTTCTCTTTATCATCACTGTGGGTGTTTCAACTCTCAGGTTGTGAACCACTGGTCTGCAGTCATTTTAGCTGCTCGTCTACATACATTCTTTATAAATACTTTCTCATGAGGTTTGTGTCTGAGAAGCTCAAATTATCACCAGCATCTGTCGAgtctaaaacaaaacacacaacatttaCTGAGAAAACTGTCCGCTCGCCTTTTAAAATAACTTCATGCATCAGTCAGTCCCTCTGTGGTTTTTAACCTTACTGTCTGAGAGTCTAACAGCCACTGAAATAATACACTTATAAGTTACTTCTCTACTTCTTTTACCTGAGTCtcagttatttttgtgtaaCTGTGAGTGTAACAGTGAAGCAgtcccaccagcagcagcagcagagccaccATCACTATGATGAACACAGTCctcaagaggaggagaagataaATGGAGTGATCCAAGGAGGGACGAGTCTCTGCAAAGACAAGAGAACACATCAGTCAGAACACCAATCAGCATGTTATCAGCATGTTGCAGGTTGTCTCTGACGGCTGCTGGAGCACTAATTGAAAACTGATCCTATAAATGTGGTTATTTTCATTGTAAACAGTGCAGTGTCTCACCTCTGACAGCCAGCCAGCTCTCTGCTGATCCTCCACCACCACTGATGCTGCACCTGTAGAGTCCTTCATCAGACTTGGAGACGTTTTTAATGGTCGTCTCTGCAGAGATGCTCGTCATGATGAGGCGGCCATCTTTGAAGAAATCAGCTTGGAGGTTGGTAGAAGTCGTCTTGTtcctgcagctcagagtcacATTGTGTCCCTCCATCACAGGGAGGACAGGACTCTCCAGGATCACTGAACCAGCTGAACAAGACAATACACAATCAATGAATTCAAGGCTAAAATAATTTCATACTTTTTTGGTAGTATAGTTTAAAGCATTAACGGGTAGAGAAAAAGGTACCCCAGACAGAATCATAAACATCTTGTTGGACCAACTCAACAACTTGTCTGATATAGACACTTACTGCTagttacattttcaaaataaagttctaTGTTCACAGAAAATGGTATTCAATcattggaaataaaaataatttcatgaaAGGGCAAAAGGAAACGGTTGAgcctaaaaacaataaatccacGCTTCAGTACTGGACACAGTTATGCAGGTTGACTATCAACACTGACTCctggtttcacacgggacataAACAGTTTCTCCTAGGTTTGTTTCAACCACCAACCCTCAGCGGTCCTTCATGATCTGTGTATTATGTCCGTTACTATAAGTGTCTACTCGGGAATACTTTACAGTCAATGGAAAACCCAATGTGTCTCACATGCATGTAAAAGGTGCCTTGTGTGTCGGTATAACACACCAAGGGCTGTGTTGAATTTACAACTTGATCATCTTAAACTTTTTGTCTTTGAAACAATCGTTTTATTAGTTGAGTGTCACACTGAACATACTGGATGAAGAAACCTCAAGTTCAATATCGGCAAATTAACTTTAGAAGTATAGAAAACATACCAGTAACGGAGATGTTAACTCTGTTGTTCTCACACCAGTATTCTCCATTGTCTGATGGGTAAGCTCGCTGAATGGTGCAGGAGGTTGTTGTCTCAATGTCACATTCAGGATCACTTTCCTCAGAATTCTTCATCATTCTCAGTTTAGACAGACCATCAGACCCCTCACAGTGGAAAGAAACAGTGTCGAATTGAAAGTGTTGCAGTCTGTTAGGAGTGATGCTAAAGGCTGCATCTGAAAGCAAGAAAGACATTGTCATGTctcaaaagaaaacatgcagaaatGGAAAATATATCGATCACAGATTTACACAAAAGACAGCAAAATTAAAGAGTTGGTGTCTACTTCTCGAGATTAAAGTAAAACTTTTTGCAATATATTTTGGTATTTGCCATATAAACATCCTtaacattttgtctgttttttgtatcATTCTACTTATCTTAAGGAGTATATTTCATCACTTACCACTTTTCAGAGTGTGACTGTTCAGCAGAGTGAATTCAAGCAGCACTGGATaaacaaaggagaaaaaattAGACAGAAAGTTAAACATACAGGATGTAAAACTTggacagaaagaagaaaaacgcAGAAGTTAATACTCACATAGTGTGAAGAGAGCTGTTACCTCCATGCTGTCTCGCTGCCGACTGTCTGAGCATCACACTGAAGGATGATTTAAGCAGCGGCTGACAACTTCCTCTTCCTGTGCAGGTTATTTCTGATGTTGGTGCAGACGCTGGGGCCACAGTCACAGGGGCGTCATTAATGTATATCAGTCGTTGAGTCATGACGCTCTGGCTCAGGAGGTAAAGGGGTCCAGTCCAGCCGACTCTCTTCAACAACCAGGTTGAATCCTGAAGGATAACACACCTGGTCCCAgtttctctgttgttgtgttttgcacttcattTCAATAGGGGACATGTCTGGACTGCAGGTGGGCCAGTCTGTACCTGAAATCTTTTCCTTTGAAGCTGTGCTGTTTAAACATATACACAATGTCATCTGGACGGCAGCATATGTGACAGTTACCCATGATGCcatgtaggggtgtgccatatcgtatcgttcacaattatACGGGTACATTtctttatgagtaaaaaaaatgcatatcatgatattggcaacattccaaCTTTTTGACGTAATGGCGTAAGGGTttccattaatgacctagactgtggcggcccgctACAGTCTCATGTGCtacgctaacgtcacatttcaagccacctaaagtatatctacactattcataatattaagttattttgcattgtatctgctcagcagagtgtttgTCTCCCATCAGTCAGTCTAAACCCCGGCCCTCAGACCCCCTGGTGAGGtttgaggtgtttgctcacatttagctcccaaagtggacgagattgatgcattttacttaaaaatttacaaaattttCTCCTGGCGGggcccccggaccccctagatggttatttttttattatttgctattactcaagagtcaagagtattatttttagttttatttatttatacagactaaaaaaaacatatttttttcagtattttgttatatcgtcaagaatattgttatcgcaaaaatacccagaaatattgtgataatcttttagggccacatcgcccacccctaatacCATGGGCACTAACACGCCCCCATACCATCACAGATGCTTTCCAACTTTGTGTCCTCCAGGCTAAATAGGAAAAGGACCATCCATATTGTTATCAGCACAATGTCGAGGATTCCcataaaaacaatttgaaatgCAGGCTCGTCAGACCACCTCGTTTGAGCTCAGGCCCAGAGAAGTAGGCGGCGTTTCTCGATGTTGTTGATATCTGGCTTTCTCTTTAGAATTTTAACTTAGAAGCAGAAACTAATTGCAACAACCATTTCTGAGGCCATTTAGTAATGGTCAAAAGGTCACGGACAtccaattttgtttttttgcattgttccTTATGTACATATGTCTTTGGAGGATGCCTCTTTCATTCCCAATCATGATACTTTCACCTGTTGCCCATTTAGCTGTTTACCTGTGGGATATTCCAAATAGGTGTTTTTTGAGTACTCCACAACTTTCAAAGTCTTTTGTTGCCCCAGTTCCAACATTTTATGAAACGTCTTGCAGGCATCACATTCAGAATGattcatatttacaaaaaactatGAAGCTGATACggttaaactttaaatatacaGTCTTTGTACCAATCATGCTTCCAAAAACACGGGTAAGAGTAATGAATAATCAAGTGTTGTGTTCTATGTGCTCTCATGAGGTGCATGCACATGCAACCAGCACCACAGGTTGACTTCTTTACTGTGTCCAGAAGCAGTCATAACCAATCAGTGCAGCATGTATACTGACATCACTGCTGCTGCAGATGCAGCACTGATAAGGTCTCAACTCAAACATCCTGACCTGCCCCCTGCAGTTTAATAGCAGACCTAACAACCACTGCTCCAATCCTCCATCAAAGACACTAGATAAACTGTTATTGCTGCTGATGGTTTTGATTGCAGCTGTAATATTTGAGTCAGTTACGTGGCAACAGGCTCAAAGTTCAACTGTTTACAGAGATACTAAAGATTCAGGAGGCAGAACCAACTAATACTGTGATTGACCCAAAGTATGACTTTTATATATCACTAGCTGCAGCCTTTACCAAGTTAATTTGAAAACCTGAAATTCAATTTTGTTTGCaaacaaatttaaatttaaatcagCTGTTTTCAACTAACTGATTATTCTGCTCAACCTATAAAATGTCTAACCAgatgaaaacacagacaaacaag
Encoded proteins:
- the LOC131989311 gene encoding low affinity immunoglobulin gamma Fc region receptor II-a-like, giving the protein MTQRLIYINDAPVTVAPASAPTSEITCTGRGSCQPLLKSSFSVMLRQSAARQHGVLLEFTLLNSHTLKSDAAFSITPNRLQHFQFDTVSFHCEGSDGLSKLRMMKNSEESDPECDIETTTSCTIQRAYPSDNGEYWCENNRVNISVTAGSVILESPVLPVMEGHNVTLSCRNKTTSTNLQADFFKDGRLIMTSISAETTIKNVSKSDEGLYRCSISGGGGSAESWLAVRETRPSLDHSIYLLLLLRTVFIIVMVALLLLLVGLLHCYTHSYTKITETQTRQMLVII
- the LOC131989310 gene encoding low affinity immunoglobulin gamma Fc region receptor II-a-like — its product is MEVTALFTLLLLEFTLLNSHTLKSDAAFLRITPNRLQHFKSDSVSFDCVGSDASTKLRVFRESKEIDPACDIKSPTGSSCTIERIYPSDSGEYWCETGGGERSNSANITVTDGPVILESPVLPVMDGDSVTLSCRTKTNFTNLQADFFKDGRLIMESSAEKTIKSVSKSDEGLYRCSISGGGGSPESWLAVREPHSKAPNPPKVLFLLWIAVTVLMLALVLLLMGFLHIRNRRVWAVEDAADNPDSVTRCRLS